The genome window TCCTCCTTGAGGGCCACGATCTGGTCGCGGGCCTCACGGAGTGTGTTGGCGAGCCGCTCGTTCTGTGCGGACACGCCGGCCAGATTGGTCTGCAGCTCGACGATCCGCTCTTCGAGAATCCTCGTGTGTCGCGGAGAGTCGGCGAGCTTGCGCCGCAGGACGGCGATCTCCTGCTCAAGGTAGGCAATCTGCCCGGCCGGGTCGTCGGACCCTCGTCCCGGGCGGATGCCGCGGTTCATGTCGTCGTCGTGGGCTGCCACGGTCCTCACCTCCTCCAAGGGGAGCTGGACGCTTCCAGACCCTACCTGGGTGGGTGTCGATTGAAACCCCTAGATCACAAAGACGGTCGGGGTGTGTCCGATCTTCACCCTTGCGCTCTCCCTCACGCCAAGGGAATACCCACTGAACATGACGGGGAAGCCGCCCCGGGTAGGGTCGAAGTGTTCAACACCCGTCGGAGCCCGCATCGTTCCCAGCTGGCCCGACGAATGAGACGGCAGGAGAGATGACCGTGCAGCAGGAGGCCGGGGCCGCGGGCGAGGCGCTGGAGGTCTGGATCGACCAGGATCTCTGCACCGGTGACGGTATCTGCGTCCAGTACGCACCGGAGGTGTTCGAGCTGGACATCGACGGGCTCGCCTACGTGAAGAGCGCGGGGGACGAGTTGTTGCAGGCCCCGGGGGCCACAACGCCCGTTCCGCTGCCGCTTCTCACGGATGTGGTGGACTCCGCGAAGGAGTGTCCGGGCGAGTGCATCCATGTACGTCGCGTTTCGGACAGGGTCGAGGTCTTCGGACCTGACGCGGAGTGACCGGCCGGGCACTCCATGTCGCCCCGTGTCTGCTTTCTCACACCGTGTTCGCCGGGTGATCATTCCCCGTTCGCCCGGGGGCGGGCGGTGTCAGACGCTTTGTTCCCCGGCGGGCGTCGAGCGTACGAACGCCCCGTTCTTCCACTGCCACTTGACGGGGTCCGTGACGTCCGGGCAGCAGTTGGGCACCTCGGGCGAGGAGTAGCCGTGCAGGGTCGCGGTGACGACGGCGTCACGGACGGCGAAGTCGGAGACGGTCGTGCGGTCCTTGGGGTTCACCAGGGTGGCGACGACCCGGGGCCGGGCCGCGTCGGTGGAGCGGGTGAGGACGTACACGCCGTCCGGCGGGGTGCCCATGCTGGCGTCGCAGTGCGCGACGGCCACGGTCTCGGGGCGGCCGTCCCCGTCGAGGTCCCCGGAGCCCTTCCTCTTCACCACGACACCGACGGGTCCGCAGTCGAGCGGGAGGTCGACCTCGGCGGGGTCGGGGGCCGCCACGATCGCGGGGGCCGGGCCCGCTTTCGGTACGGGCTGGGCCGCTCTCGCCGCGTCGGGCTGGAGGGCGGACGACAGGGCGACGACGCCGGCGAGGGCGGTGGCCGTGGCGAGCCAGTGGATGGGGCGGGTGTGCGCGTGTGCCAGTTCCGGGACGGCGGATTGCTGCACTAGGAGCGTCTCCTGGAGGTGCTGTGCCGGTGGGGATGACCCGCATGGTGCCACACGTCACAGTGGGGTGGAACGGCGGGGTGCGTGGTTCCCGCAGCTTTTCCGGTGGCGCGTCAACGGCAAAGCGCCGTGGCCGAGTTCCCGGGCGCTGCGGGGAACTCGGCCACGTCGGGGCCGTGTTGTACGGGGTGGGGCTCAGCGGCCGGAGCCGCCGTCGGCGTTGGGGCCGGTGTAGTCGTCGCCGTAGGCGCCCTTGGAGGGGCGGCGGCGGCGCATGGGGGGCTCGACGCCGTCGGCGAGGCGGCGGGCGGTGAGCAGGAAGCCGGTGTGCCCGATCATGCGGTGGTCGGGGCGGACGGCGAGGCCCTCGATGTGCCAGTTGCGGATCATCGACTCCCAGGCGCTCGGCTCGTTGAAGCAGCCGATCTCGCGGATGGACTCGACGGTCCGGGCGAGCTGGGTGGTGGTGGCCACGTAGCAGCAGACGATGCCGCCGGGGACGAGGGCCTTGGAGACGGCCTCCAGGCACTCCCAGGGGGCGAGCATGTCGAGGATGACGCGGTCGACCTCGGTGTCGCTGAGGTTGTCCTGGAGGTCGCCGACGGTGAGCTGCCAGGCGGGGTGGGGGCCGCCGAAGTAGCGCTCCACGTTGGCCTGGGCGATCTCGGCGAAGTCCTCGCGGCGCTCGTAGCTGTGCAGCATGCCCTGGTCGCCGATGGCGCGCAGCAGGAAGCTGCTGAGCGAGCCGGAGCCGACGCCGGCCTCGACGACGCGGGCGCCGGGGAAGATGTCGGCGAAGGCGAGGATCTGCCCCGCGTCCTTGGGGTAGACCACGGCGGCGCCGCGGGGCATGGACAGGACGTAGTCGGGGAGCAGGGGGCGCAGCGCGAGGTAGGCGACGTTTCCGGTGGTGCGGACAACGCTGCCCTCGGGTGCGCCGATCAGCTCGTCGTGCGGGAAGGAACCCTTGTGGGTGTGGAAGTTCTTTCCCTCTTCGAGCGTGAACGTGTAGTGGCGGCCCTTGGGGTCGGTCAGCTGTACCTGGTCCCCGACCTTGAAGGGCCCGCGCCTGCGGGCGGCACCGGTCGGTTCGGACATGTGACCCACCCTACCGGCGTTTGCGGGGGCCGCCGACCACGGTGTCGGTGCGCTCAGCTGGGGCGGGCCATCGCCTTCACGAAGGCGCGTTCCACGTCCGCCGCCGAGAGGACTCCGTAGATCTCGCCCGAGGCCTCGACCACGAGGTACTCGGTGGCGGGGGCGGCGCGGAGGGCGTCGAGGAGTTCCTCACCGGCCAGTTCGGCGGAGACGCGCATGCCGTCGGTGAGGTCCTGGGCGAGGCCGCTGACGGCGACCCAGGGGCGGCGGTGTTCGGGTACGCCGACGATGGCGGCCTCGCGGACGAGGGAGAGGGGTTCGCCGTCGGGGTCGACGACGACGAGGGCGCGGGCGCCGGCCTCGTTGGCGCGGCGGAGGGCTTCGGACAGGGGGGTGTCGGTCTCGACGGGGACGGCGCGGCGGGTGAGGGCGCGGGCCTGGAGTTCGGGCAGGTGTTCGCGCAGACGGGCCATGCGGAGGCTGTTGCCCGCGCCGGTCCAGATGATCGCGGCGAGGATCGCGGCGAGCAGGGCGTCCAGGACGGTGTCCATGCCGACGCTGTCCTCGGCGGCGGCGCCGAGCAGGCCGGACTGGGTGAGCAGGGGCAGTCCGATGAGGACGGAGACGGCGAGGGCGCGGCCGACCCAGGCGGCGGCGACGGTGCCGGTCATGGGCTTGCCGGTGATCTTCCAGACGACGGCGCGGAGCATGCGACCGCCGTCGAGGGGCAGGCCGGGGAGCAGGTTGAACGCGGCGACGATGAGGTTGGAGACCATCAGGCCGGCGAGGAGGACACCGGGGACGGTGCCGGGTTCGACGGCGAGCAGGGCGACGTAGAAGACGCCCGCGAGGACCAGGGAGAGCAGGGGGCCGACGAAGGCCAGGACGAATTCGCGGCCGGGCGTCTCGGACTCCTTCTCGATCTCGGAGACACCGCCGAAGAACTGGAGCTGGATGCGGCGCACCGGCAGCTTGTAGCGCAGGGCGGCGACGGTGTGGGCGAGTTCGTGGACGAGGACGGAGGCGTAGAAGGCGACGGCGAAGAAGAGGGCCACGAGGTAGCGCAGGGCGCCGAGTTCGGGCAGGACGCGGTCGAGCTGGCCGCCGAAGACCCAGGTGATCAGGGCGGCGACGAGGAACCAGCTGGGGGCGACGTAGACGGGGACGCCGAAGGGGCGGCCCATGAGGATGCCGCCGCCGGGCTCCTTGGGGCGCTCGGGCGGCTTGGGGGCGGCGTCCGAGTGGGCGTGGGGGCGCGGGGATCCGACCGTGCGCTCCGTGTCGTCCGCCGGCGCCTTGCGCAGGTCGGCCGGGGAGGGTTTGGTCACCGGGTTCGCCCAGGGTTCGGTGCCGTGGGTGCCTTCCGTGCCTTCGGTGCCGGGGTCCGGCGTCGGGGCGTCCGCAGGGGCGTCGGGCGGCTTCGGGGGGTCCGCGGGGGTCTCCGTCGGCTTGGTGGGGTCCGTCGGGCTCGGGGCGTCGGAGTCGCCGGGGGTCTCGGCGGCGGCGGGTTCCCCGGCGGGGTCGTGCTCCGCCGGTGGCTCGGTCGTGTCGCGGTGCGCGCGCCGCGGCGCCTCGTCGCTGTCGGACCGCGGCTGCCCGCTCCCGCCGCTCGTCTCCACGATGTCCCCTCGTTCGAAGCGTCTTCCGCGCCCGGTGGCCGGGCGGAAGGGTCTGCGGTCGATGCTATGCGGTCGCCGGGGCGCGTT of Streptomyces phaeolivaceus contains these proteins:
- a CDS encoding ferredoxin; the protein is MTVQQEAGAAGEALEVWIDQDLCTGDGICVQYAPEVFELDIDGLAYVKSAGDELLQAPGATTPVPLPLLTDVVDSAKECPGECIHVRRVSDRVEVFGPDAE
- a CDS encoding tRNA (adenine-N1)-methyltransferase gives rise to the protein MSEPTGAARRRGPFKVGDQVQLTDPKGRHYTFTLEEGKNFHTHKGSFPHDELIGAPEGSVVRTTGNVAYLALRPLLPDYVLSMPRGAAVVYPKDAGQILAFADIFPGARVVEAGVGSGSLSSFLLRAIGDQGMLHSYERREDFAEIAQANVERYFGGPHPAWQLTVGDLQDNLSDTEVDRVILDMLAPWECLEAVSKALVPGGIVCCYVATTTQLARTVESIREIGCFNEPSAWESMIRNWHIEGLAVRPDHRMIGHTGFLLTARRLADGVEPPMRRRRPSKGAYGDDYTGPNADGGSGR
- a CDS encoding site-2 protease family protein, with the translated sequence METSGGSGQPRSDSDEAPRRAHRDTTEPPAEHDPAGEPAAAETPGDSDAPSPTDPTKPTETPADPPKPPDAPADAPTPDPGTEGTEGTHGTEPWANPVTKPSPADLRKAPADDTERTVGSPRPHAHSDAAPKPPERPKEPGGGILMGRPFGVPVYVAPSWFLVAALITWVFGGQLDRVLPELGALRYLVALFFAVAFYASVLVHELAHTVAALRYKLPVRRIQLQFFGGVSEIEKESETPGREFVLAFVGPLLSLVLAGVFYVALLAVEPGTVPGVLLAGLMVSNLIVAAFNLLPGLPLDGGRMLRAVVWKITGKPMTGTVAAAWVGRALAVSVLIGLPLLTQSGLLGAAAEDSVGMDTVLDALLAAILAAIIWTGAGNSLRMARLREHLPELQARALTRRAVPVETDTPLSEALRRANEAGARALVVVDPDGEPLSLVREAAIVGVPEHRRPWVAVSGLAQDLTDGMRVSAELAGEELLDALRAAPATEYLVVEASGEIYGVLSAADVERAFVKAMARPS